A genomic stretch from Deltaproteobacteria bacterium HGW-Deltaproteobacteria-18 includes:
- a CDS encoding diguanylate cyclase encodes MLSRTGLKYRHLASRKSLKWRAFALSSSCKAPGTLSECKQEVGTRMAQKAKPTGHEGGAFDRRSEAFIVGKKALRARKNAEKVKGEFCAEMESRLREANENLVIASINAHMMTEAVERAAAHLSHMAEHDLLTGVPNRALLTDRLNQSMLLAKRHRNKVALMFLDLDHFKHINDSMGHAVGDQLLQSVATRLQASVRSSDTVSRYGGDEFVVLLPEVDDVRSAVLTAKKLLQSVGEPHLISRQELRISLSIGISMYPDDGVDAEMLIRKADIAMYQAKRSGRNSYEIFSSGMNANSVMRKSAEQALERALRQGEFILYYQPTVQLETGVITGAEVLLRWERFGQRLNFPAQFITVAKSSGLILPIGQWVVREACRQTQAWLQCGLDLERIAVNVSAVEFSDRCFLSKVRAILEETGLDPHYLQIEMSEDGLSRNPQQALPALHELRNLGVQIAVDNFGTGYASLSFLREFPIDTVKIDKSFVHNVDAKPGRAVFTALMAMARGFNHRIVAEGIETKTQHAFLKRHACVEGQGYYLARPMVDKAFTALTAERNSLQRGQG; translated from the coding sequence ATGCTGAGCAGAACTGGCTTGAAATACAGACACCTTGCATCCAGGAAGTCGCTCAAGTGGCGTGCGTTTGCCCTGTCGTCAAGCTGCAAGGCTCCGGGAACACTTTCCGAATGTAAACAGGAGGTTGGCACAAGGATGGCGCAAAAAGCAAAGCCGACCGGTCATGAGGGTGGGGCTTTTGACAGGCGCAGTGAAGCGTTCATTGTGGGCAAAAAGGCATTGCGGGCGCGCAAGAACGCCGAAAAGGTCAAAGGTGAATTCTGTGCGGAAATGGAAAGCAGGCTGCGTGAAGCAAACGAGAATCTCGTTATCGCCTCGATCAACGCGCACATGATGACCGAGGCGGTCGAGAGGGCCGCTGCTCATCTGTCTCACATGGCCGAACATGACCTGCTCACGGGGGTGCCGAACCGAGCGCTTCTGACGGATCGTCTGAACCAATCGATGTTGCTTGCAAAACGCCACCGCAACAAAGTGGCGTTGATGTTTTTGGATCTCGATCACTTCAAACATATCAACGACTCGATGGGGCATGCGGTTGGGGACCAGCTGTTGCAATCCGTCGCAACACGTCTGCAGGCAAGCGTCCGCAGTTCGGACACGGTCAGTCGGTATGGTGGCGATGAATTCGTGGTTCTGCTCCCGGAAGTCGATGATGTTCGGAGCGCAGTCCTTACCGCAAAGAAACTGCTTCAAAGTGTAGGGGAACCCCATCTCATTTCCAGACAGGAACTCCGAATCAGCTTGAGCATCGGTATCAGCATGTACCCAGATGACGGCGTTGATGCCGAGATGCTGATACGCAAGGCGGACATCGCGATGTATCAGGCCAAAAGAAGCGGTCGCAACAGTTATGAGATATTCTCTTCGGGCATGAACGCCAATTCGGTCATGCGAAAGTCCGCTGAGCAGGCGCTGGAACGCGCGCTCAGACAAGGTGAATTCATTCTGTATTACCAGCCGACCGTTCAACTGGAGACCGGCGTCATTACCGGTGCCGAGGTCTTGCTGCGCTGGGAGCGTTTCGGGCAGAGGCTGAACTTTCCGGCACAATTCATCACAGTTGCCAAGAGCAGTGGCCTCATTTTGCCGATCGGGCAGTGGGTGGTTCGTGAAGCTTGCAGGCAGACGCAGGCCTGGTTGCAGTGCGGCCTCGACCTGGAACGGATCGCGGTTAATGTTTCGGCCGTTGAATTCAGCGACAGGTGTTTTTTGTCCAAAGTCCGCGCCATTCTGGAAGAAACGGGACTGGATCCACATTATCTGCAAATTGAAATGAGCGAAGACGGTCTGTCGCGGAATCCGCAGCAAGCTTTGCCCGCCTTGCATGAACTCAGGAACCTCGGGGTGCAGATCGCCGTGGATAACTTTGGAACAGGGTATGCCAGTCTGAGTTTTTTGCGGGAGTTTCCGATTGACACAGTCAAGATTGACAAGTCGTTCGTGCACAATGTCGATGCCAAGCCAGGAAGGGCCGTTTTCACTGCCCTCATGGCGATGGCGCGGGGATTCAATCACCGGATCGTGGCCGAAGGTATTGAAACTAAGACACAACATGCCTTCCTGAAGAGACACGCCTGTGTCGAGGGCCAAGGATACTACCTGGCTCGGCCGATGGTGGACAAGGCTTTCACCGCATTGACCGCCGAAAGAAATTCATTGCAGCGGGGGCAGGGATAA